One window of the Armatimonadota bacterium genome contains the following:
- a CDS encoding chromate resistance protein, whose product MAWLTFSSSLAGRRRSSDRVRLWRRLRRLGAVTGPTGVTVLPDRPETREAFAWLAQEVRRSGGEALVLHVRSFNGLQDRDLVRLFQEARRQDYRALERELRRLEAGLHSRSDDPARRRAAAARLARLRQRQREIRRIDFFPVTEGRRVEAHLARLERRLTRVTAPGEPRIPRRRPEAFRGRRWVTRPRPYVDRLACIWFIRRFIDPNARVRYADRPRRGEVAFDMEGGEFTHVGPLCTFEVMVRAFGLSDEALTAIGEIVHELDLQDRRFVRAELAGVDAVLRGWHAAGWSDRVLEACGVALFDGLYRSLSARTAARRRARTRRPGG is encoded by the coding sequence ATGGCCTGGCTGACCTTCTCCTCCTCGCTGGCAGGGCGCCGCCGCTCCAGCGACCGGGTCCGGCTGTGGCGACGGCTCCGCCGCCTCGGGGCAGTGACCGGGCCGACCGGCGTCACCGTGCTGCCGGACCGTCCGGAGACCCGGGAGGCCTTCGCCTGGCTGGCCCAGGAGGTCCGCCGGTCGGGCGGTGAGGCCCTGGTGCTGCACGTCCGGAGCTTCAACGGCCTCCAGGACCGGGACCTCGTCCGGCTGTTCCAGGAGGCCCGGCGGCAGGACTACCGGGCGCTGGAGCGGGAGCTGCGGCGCCTGGAAGCGGGCCTGCACAGCCGGAGCGACGACCCGGCACGGCGACGGGCGGCCGCGGCCCGGCTGGCCCGGCTGCGGCAGCGGCAACGGGAGATCCGCCGCATCGACTTCTTCCCCGTCACCGAGGGGCGTCGCGTCGAGGCACACCTGGCCCGCCTCGAACGGCGCCTGACCCGCGTCACGGCCCCGGGCGAGCCGCGTATCCCGCGCCGGCGTCCGGAGGCCTTCCGGGGCCGACGGTGGGTCACCCGCCCCCGGCCCTACGTCGACCGGCTGGCCTGCATCTGGTTCATCCGCCGCTTCATCGACCCGAACGCGCGCGTCCGGTATGCCGACCGTCCGCGCCGCGGCGAGGTGGCCTTCGACATGGAGGGCGGGGAGTTCACCCACGTCGGCCCGCTCTGCACCTTCGAGGTCATGGTCCGCGCGTTCGGCTTGAGCGACGAGGCGCTCACGGCCATCGGCGAGATCGTCCACGAACTCGACCTCCAGGACCGCCGCTTCGTCCGGGCTGAGCTCGCGGGCGTGGACGCCGTGCTCCGCGGGTGGCACGCGGCGGGCTGGTCGGACCGCGTGCTGGAGGCCTGCGGCGTGGCCCTCTTCGACGGGCTTTACCGGAGCCTCTCGGCGCGCACGGCCGCGCGCCGTCGCGCCCGCACCCGGCGGCCCGGCGGATGA